A genomic window from Salvelinus sp. IW2-2015 linkage group LG13, ASM291031v2, whole genome shotgun sequence includes:
- the LOC111971345 gene encoding CCN family member 1 — protein sequence MFICSIVVMFIGTFNVVISSSSCPSVCECPMEIPRCAPGVSLVADGCGCCKVCARQLNEDCSLTEPCDHTKGLECNFGASFGAMRGICRAKSEGRPCEYNSRIYQNGESFQPNCKHQCTCIDGAVGCVPLCPQELSLPNLGCANPRLVKVAGQCCEEWVCDDGKDTDIIGKLFGKDSMTDESESDLTNRNELIAIVKGGLKSLPAFRVQPESHMFESQKCIVQTTPWSQCSKTCGTGISTRVTNNNNECKLVKETRICEVRPCTQSPYSSLKKGKKCSRTKKSTQAQKFTYAGCSSLKKYRSKYCGSCVDGRCCSPQQTRTIRIKFRCEDGETFNKNVMMIESCKCTFNCPHSNEASYPFYRLFNDIHKFRD from the exons ATGTTCATTTGCTCAATCGTCGTGATGTTTATTGGAACCTTCAACGTG GtcatttcctcctcctcctgcccctcGGTATGCGAGTGCCCGATGGAGATTCCCAGGTGCGCACCCGGTGTGAGCCTCGTAGCGGATGGCTGCGGGTGCTGTAAAGTCTGCGCGAGACAACTCAATGAGGACTGCAGTCTGACCGAGCCTTGCGACCACACCAAAGGGCTGGAGTGCAACTTTGGGGCCAGCTTCGGAGCTATGCGTGGCATCTGCCGTG CTAAGTCAGAGGGTAGACCCTGTGAGTACAACAGCAGGATTTACCAGAACGGAGAGAGCTTCCAGCCTAACTGCAAGCACCAGTGCACATGCATCGATGGGGCTGTGGGCTGCGTCCCCCTGTGCCCTCAGGAGCTCTCCCTGCCCAACCTGGGCTGTGCCAACCCAAGGCTGGTCAAGGTGGCAGGCCAGTGCTGCGAGGAGTGGGTGTGTGATGACGGCAAAGACACTGACATCATTGGCAAGCTGTTTGGCAAAGACAGCATGACTGACGAGTCAGAGAGCGACCTCACCAACAGGAATGAGCTCATCGCCATCGTCAAGGGAGGACTCAAGTCTCTACCTG CTTTCAGAGTCCAGCCTGAGAGCCACATGTTTGAGAGCCAGAAGTGTATTGTCCAGACCACTCCTTGGTCCCAGTGCTCCAAGACCTGTGGCACAGGCATCTCCACCAGagtcaccaacaacaacaatgaGTGCAAGCTGGTCAAAGAGACTCGCATCTGTGAAGTGCGACCATGCACCCAGTCTCCTTACTCCAGTCTTAAG AAGGGAAAGAAGTGCAGCAGAACCAAGAAGTCTACCCAAGCTCAGAAGTTCACCTATGCCGGCTGCTCCAGCCTGAAGAAGTACAGATCCAAGTACTGTGGATCCTGTGTGGACGGCCGCTGCTGCAGCCCCCAGCAGACCCGCACCATCCGGATCAAGTTCCGCTGCGAGGACGGAGAGACCTTCAACAAGAATGTCATGATGATCGAGTCCTGCAAGTGCACCTTCAACTGTCCTCATTCCAACGAAGCCTCCTACCCCTTCTACAGACTCTTCAACGACATCCACAAGTTCAGAGACTAA